One stretch of Zingiber officinale cultivar Zhangliang chromosome 6B, Zo_v1.1, whole genome shotgun sequence DNA includes these proteins:
- the LOC121991479 gene encoding uncharacterized protein LOC121991479, which yields MYNDELSKAITKAPKNSKYTSHDIQKQILHVLSVRVKNTIREEIRVAKYCIIVDEVRDESKREQMSIVLRFVDINGFIQEHFFGLVHVSDTAVLTLKDAIYSALAHYNLNVQNIRGQGYDDASNMRGKFNGLLTFIVNIVGSSCKRNDELKNAHADDIAYLIAINELEIGRDLNQIDSQLQEINGRFSDDAMELLILSNALNPQNAVESFRVVDICKLVEKFYAQDFTRDEKEQLEMQLKHYEYNIVKRSDYKNLSTILELCQWLVKTNKSVTYNLIFRVIILVLTLPISTATSERSFSAMNIMKTRLRSKMEDTFLLDALMVYIEREIARSVSIEAIIKDFKNLKECRIPFS from the exons ATGTACAATGATGAACTTTCAAAGGCAATTACgaaagctccaaaaaattccaaatatacaaGTCATGATATTCAGAAACAAATACTTCATGTGCTTTCGGTGAGAGTAAAAAATACAATTCGTGAAGAAATTAGAGTTGCCAAGTATTGCATAATTGTTGATGAAGTCCGAGATGAGTCAAAAAGAGAGCAAATGTCTATAGTATTGAGGTTTGTGGatattaatggattcattcaagaACATTTTTTTGGGCTTGTTCATGTATCTGATACTGCGGTTTTAACTTTAAAGGATGCTATATATTCTGCTTTGGCTCACTACAATTTGAATGTTcaaaatattagaggtcaaggCTATGACGATGCTAGTAATATGAGGGGCAAGTTTAATGGATT ATTAACTTTTATAGTTAATATTGTTGGTTCTTCATGTAAGCGTAATGATGAATTGAAGAATGCTCATGCAGATGACATTGCATATTTGATTGCTATTAATGAACTCGAGATAGGGCGTGACCTTAATCAGATAG ATTCACAGTTGCAAGAAATTAATGGTCGCTTTAGTGATGATGCTATGGAATTGCTCATTCTTAGTAATGCCCTAAATCCTCAAAATGCGGTGGAGTCTTTCAGAGTTGTAGATATATGCAAATTAGTTGAAAAGTTTTATGCTCAGGATTTTACGAGAGATGAAAAAGAACAATTGGAGATGCAATTGAAGCATTACGAGTATAACATAGTCAAAAGGTCCGACTACAAAAATCTTTCAACCATTTTAGAATTATGTCAATGGTTGGTAAAGACTAACAAGTCTGTTACATACAACCTCATTTTTAGAGTGATCATACTTGTGCTTACTCTTCCGATTTCTACGGCTACTTCAGAACGATCATTTTCTGCGATGAATATTATGAAAACAAGGCTTCGAAGCAAAATGGAGGATACTTTTCTCTTAGATGCGTTAATGGTATATATTGAGAGAGAAATTGCTAGAAGTGTGAGCATAGAAGCTATCATTAAagacttcaaaaatttaaaagaatgtcGAATTCCTTTTAGTTAG